A section of the Pseudorasbora parva isolate DD20220531a chromosome 2, ASM2467924v1, whole genome shotgun sequence genome encodes:
- the LOC137038180 gene encoding uncharacterized protein, with product MNALHPIVLDPSQQITKLLIKEYDANLLHPGPERVLAELRRHYWILRGRAAIKKHQHSCIECQKWRAQPSIPMMGDLPPARLRIYKPPFYSTGMDCFGPYTVKIGRRTEKRWGIVFKCMTTRCLHLDLLESLDTDAFLMSLRRFIARRGKPFELFSDNGTNFVGGNREIKEAYDAMVPQLKEQLAEQKIPFRFIPPSAPHFGGVWEREVKSVKQALRVILKEQTVPETVLRTVLIEVEGIMNAKPLGYVSSDIADPDPITPNILLMGRHDSSLPQVMYDLGNLFGTRRWRHSQILADQFWARFINHYLPNLQERHKWQKDNDKLRVDQVVLIMDPQLPRALWPVGKVTRIFPGPDGRIRTVAIQVKDRTYVRPVARLIPLPKLMDDDNTNPAI from the coding sequence ATGAATGCCTTGCATCCCATAGTTCTCGATCCCAGTCAACAAATAACTAAACTCCTTATTAAGGAATATGATGCCAATCTCCTTCATCCCGGGCCAGAAAGAGTCCTTGCAGAGCTCAGACGTCACTATTGGATTTTGAGAGGCAGAGCAGCCATCAAGAAACATCAGCACAGCTGTATTGAATGTCAAAAGTGGCGTGCCCAACCTAGCATCCCCATGATGGGAGATCTCCCACCAGCTCGTCTTAGGATTTACAAGCCCCCCTTCTATTCCACTGGAATGGACTGTTTTGGCCCATACACAGTGAAAATAGGACGACGAACCGAAAAGAGATGGGGAATAGTCTTCAAATGTATGACGACCCGATGCCTCCATCTGGATCTGCTTGAGAGTCTTGACACTGATGCCTTTCTGATGTCTCTACGGAGATTTATAGCTAGAAGAGGCAAGCCCTTTGAACTCTTCTCTGATAATGGCACCAATTTTGTTGGAGGAAACCGAGAGATTAAAGAGGCCTATGATGCTATGGTACCTCAGTTAAAGGAGCAGTTAGCTGAACAGAAAATCCCTTTCAGATTTATTCCACCCAGTGCTCCACATTTTGGTGGGGTGTGGGAGAGGGAAGTAAAATCAGTGAAACAAGCCTTGAGAGTCATTCTGAAGGAACAGACGGTCCCTGAAACTGTCCTCCGCACAGTTCTCATTGAGGTTGAGGGTATTATGAATGCCAAGCCTTTAGGTTACGTATCATCAGACATCGCTGACCCAGACCCGATCACACCCAACATACTGCTCATGGGTCGCCATGACTCCTCTCTCCCACAAGTAATGTATGACTTGGGCAATCTTTTTGGAACCAGAAGATGGAGGCATAGTCAAATACTTGCAGACCAATTCTGGGCTAGGTTTATTAATCACTATTTGCCAAATCTCCAGGAGAGACATAAATGGCAAAAGGACAACGACAAGCTCAGGGTTGACCAGGTAGTGCTCATTATGGACCCACAACTTCCACGAGCCCTCTGGCCAGTGGGTAAGGTGACCCGTATCTTCCCTGGACCTGATGGGCGCATAAGGACAGTTGCAATTCAGGTCAAAGATCGAACTTATGTTAGACCTGTGGCTCGGTTAATCCCACTACCCAAACTCATGGATGATGACAATACCAATCCTGCCATTTAA